Genomic segment of Candoia aspera isolate rCanAsp1 chromosome 2, rCanAsp1.hap2, whole genome shotgun sequence:
GCCTGGTGTTTTACAATTGTCCAAATTTGGTGGCTGTCCCCACATTTGGGGACTGCAGAGTCCattgtttaaggcagtgtttctcaatcttggcagctctcagatgcgtggacttcaacatgctggctggggaattctgggagttgaagtccacagacctgaaagtttccaaggttgagaaagcctgctttaAAGGTCTGTAGCACACCTATCTGGAATGAAAGCCTATTTCTTCTGCAGGGACCTTTGGATTGCTCCCAAAGCGAGTttgagccagttcggtgtagtggttaaggccctgggCAAGAGACCcggagacctgggttctagtcctgtcttaggcatggaagctggctagcTAGAGAACCCCAGGTATAAACTTGGAGGAGGAAAGCAGCAGTTAACCAAACACGAATTTAGGTTGGAAAAACAAGAAGGTGTTGCAAAGAAACTTAAAGCCCGCACCCTGGAGAGAGAACAGCAACCTCATATAAGCCCCCAACGAATAGTCTTCAGGCTGCGTGTCTGAGGGGAGATTCTCTTTCAGAGGATGGTGACCTTTGCTGAGGTGGCGATGCATTTCACGGAGGAGGAGCGAGCCCTGCTGCACCCAAACCAAAAAAAGCTGTACCGGGAGGTCATGCTGGAGAACTACGAAGCAGTGGCTGCTCTGGGTAAGGAGCCCCTCGCCCACTCCTCGCCCTTCCCCGGTCTATCCCAGCTGGCCTTTCAGACAGTCCTCTTGTCCAGCCGTAGCTAGAGATGCTGGGAATTGAACTGGGATTTGGCGGACGCTCTCTTGTGATCCAGAAATATCCAGCTGTTTTTCTTGTTCCCCTAGAAACCCTTTTGATCCCCAAACCGGAGCTCATCTGCTGGTTGGAAAGGGAAGAACTAAGTGACCAATGCATCCGGGAGAAAGAGAAATCGGGTACGGTAGTTGTCGAGATGGGCTTGTACTGTTGGGCTGGCTGACCTCCTGGCCCGTTTCTGTCTGTTCAGATACAGGACTGCTATCCTGACCCGGCATCTCCATCAGCAATCAGACTACAAAGCTGGTCAGTTCCGGAACATTTCAGAGCATTTCTGGTTGAGGAAAATTATTGTGGTGGGCTTAGGTGACCCCCGGCCTTCCCTTTTCCTGCGTCCGGTTATTTTGTGCAGAAAGGAGACATGATGTTGGGAATAATTTAATTCCCCTCCACTTGGGTTcagattttccttttttgcccTTAATCTCACTTCCATCTGTAcagaagacatttatttatttatttatttatttatttatttatttattcattcattcattcattcattcattcattcattcattcattcaatttatattgctgcccatctcaaactagtgactcaaCCTAGTTTCTCTGCAAAACTCTAAAAAGCTTTGCACTTTCTCTTTATTTTGCACCTTGAAAAACATCCTTGAAATGGAAATATGTTGAGTAAGCCTGCCTGGAATGGCTGGCTGTGACATTCTGAGAATTTTACATCTTCAGAGTTGGCCACAGCGATTAAACAAACGTTTACTGGGTCAGGATTGTAGCAGTCCATTTATTGCTCGGAAATGTTCTTAGGTGCTCAGGAATCCCTTGGAATTGAGAGGAAACGGCTAATTCTGGCATTTCTCTTTATTGCAGGGTGGAAAAAGGAGGGCTTTTATGAGAGGGAGGCAACGAAGCCTCAAGATACAGAAGAGGACTTTGTGAAGGAAGATGGACCGAAGATACCAGTTGCAGAGGGAGCAGCGAAGTGGCAGGCTGAATTCCCTTGTCCTCAGGATGTGGAATTTCACAGAATCTCATCCCACCAGGAATGTTACAAAGGCAGGAGGAAGAACGAATGCAGAGTGTGTGGCCAGATCTTCACTCATCAGTCGAGCCTGGTGTCTCATCAGagaatccacactggggagagaCCCTATCAATGCGCAGAGTGTGGCAAGACCTTCAATCGAAGAACGAGGCTTACCTCACATCAGAGGCTGCACACGGGGGAGAAACTGTATAACTGTTCGGACTGCAGCAAGAGCTTTTGTGAAAGGTCAAGTCTTAATGCTCACCGGAGAATTCACACGGGAGAGAGACCTTACAAGTGCCTGAACTGCGGGAAAGCGTTCAGCCGTAGCTCCAACCTGATTGCTCACCAGAGAATTCATACAAGACCGAAGCCGTGTAGCTACTCAAAAGGCAACAGGTCTTTCTCTCTTCAGTCAAAGCTTAAGGGAAGGGATCTGGGCAGTTCCTCAAACTTTAGCAACAGCATCCGCAAGGAAAGATTTACCAAGCGCTCAGAAGTGGATACAGGAGAGGACACGTGCAAGTATTTTGGCTGCACAGAGACCTTCAGTGAAAGCTCTGGTCTTTTTACACACCAGAAGGTTAActtagaaaagaaaacatttgttttctGTAGCAATGAGTTTTACGACGAATCCAACCACGTGACCCCTCAGGGTGTCCATGCAGGAGAAAAAGTTTacaaatgcttggtgtgtgaaaAAAGCTTCAGTCGAAACTGGAGCCTCTTAACACATCAAAGATACCACAaaggggagaaaccgtataaatgctCAGATTGCAGCGACTGTTTTTGCGACAAATCCAGCCTAATCCGGCATCAGCGAatccacacgggagagaaactCTATAAATGCTTCATTTGCGAGAAAAGCTTCAACCAGAGTACCAATCTATTCAcccaccagaggattcacacggGGGAAAAACCGTATAAGTGTTTTGAGTGCGGGAAAAGCTTTAACCAGAGTTCACACCTGATCCGGCATCAGAGActccacacgggagagaaaccatacaaatgctctgaatgtgggaagagtttcacgCAGAGCCCAAACCTCATTAGGCACTGGAAAATCCACGCCAGGGAGAACCTGTAGCCATTTCGAAAGCTCGGCTGTTCAGATTTGCAAGAGCATGATGCCATGGAgctaaaaagggaaaagaaggaactTGCCTCATTGAAAGGTGGTGAATATAGTCTTACTGCAGAAGAATTTGACGCAAATGTAAGATCTTACTGACGgatagtttggtatagtggttaaggcgtcaggctagaaatcaggacaccctgagttctagtcctgccttaggcacaaagccagctgggtgacctccggccagtccctccctctcagccccagcgAGGAGGAGGCAagcacaaaccacttctgaaaatgttgccaagaaaactgcagggactcgtcctggcagtctccaggagtcaagactgactcaaaggcacccccaatatttttatttttatatacatacacataatttatttatcatattttaatcactgcccatctcccccacacacgggatcctgggtggttcacagtaaaaacaatttaaaattcagtacaattataaataataccaatactcAATAaattcgttgttgtttattcgttcagtcgcttccgactcttcgtgacttcatggaccagcccacgccagagtttcctgtcagtcgtcaacacccccagctcccccagggacgggtccgtcacctctagaatgtcatccatccaccttgcccttggtcggcccctcttcctttttccctccactctccctagcatcggcatcttctccagggtgtcctgtcttctcattatgtggccaaagtatttcagttttgcctttaatatcattccctcaagtgagcagtctggctttatttcctggaggatggactggttggatcttcttgcagtccaaggcgcactcagaattttcctccaacaccacagttcaaaagcatcgatcttccttcgctcagccttccttatggtccagctctcacagccatacgttactacggggaacaccattgctttaactatgcggacctttgtggtcagcgtgatgtctctgctcttaactattttatcgagatttgtcattgctcttctcccaaggattaagcatcttctgatttcctgactgcagtcagcatctgcagtaatcttcgcacctagaaatacaaagtctttcactgcttctacattttctccctctatttgccagttatcaatcaagctggttgccataatcttggtttttttgaggtttagctgcaagccagcttttgcactttcttctttcaccttcatcataaggctcctcagttcctcttcgctttcagccatcaaagtggtatcatctgcatatctgagattgttaatgtttcctccagcgattttaacctcagccttggattcctcaagcccagcatgtcgcatgatgtgttctgcgtagaagttgaataggtagggtgagagtatacagccctgccgtactcctttcccaatcttaaaccagtccattccgtggtctgttcttactgttgctacttggtcattatacagattcttcaggaggcagacaagatgacttggtatccccataccactaagaacttgccacaatttgttatggtccgcacagtcaaaggctttagaatagtcaataaaacagaaatagatgtttttctgaaactccctggctttttccattatccagaagatattggcaatttggtccctagttcctctaccttttctaaacccagcttgtacatctggcaattctcgctccatgaattgctgaagtctaccttgcaggatcttgagcattaccttactggcatgtgaaatgagtgccactgttcgatagtttgaacattctttagtgttccctttttttggtatggggatataagttgattttttccaatctgatggccattcttgtgttttccaaatttgctggcatatggcacgcatcaccttgacagcatcatcttgcaagattttgaacagttcagctgggatgccatcgtctcctgctgccttgttattagcaatgcttcttaaggcccattcaacctcactcttcaggatgtctggctctagctcactgaccacaccgtcaaagctacccccgatattgttatccttcctatacaggtcttctgtatcttcttgccaccttttcttgatctcttcttcttctgttaggtccttgccatctttgtttttgatcatacccatttttgcctggaatttacctccgatgtttctaattttctggaagaggtctcttgtccttcctattctattgtcttcttccacttctgcgcattgcttgtttaaaaataattccttatctcttctggctaacctctggaattttgcatttaattgggcatatctccccctatcactgttgccttttgctttccttctttcttgggctacttctagtgtctcagcagacagccattttgccttcttggttttctctttctttgggatgtattttgttgccgcctcctgaacaatgctgccaacttctgtccagagttcttccgggaccctatctactaagtccagtcccttaaatcgattcttcacctccactgcatattccttaggaatattagtgagctcatatctagctgatctgtgggtcttccctaatctctttagtctgatcctaaattgtgcagtaagaagctcgtgatctgaactacagtcagctccaggtcttgtttttaccgactgtatagatggccgccacctttgtctgcaaaggatgtagtcaatctggtttcggtgttgtccatctggtgaagtccacgtataaagccgtctcttaggttgttgttgttgtttattcgtttagtcgcttccgactcttcgtgactccatggaccagcccacgccagagcttcctgtcggttgttggaactcaataaatacaaaatacaataaaatccaagtaagggcagatcagattcagcccataaagggatgAAGCTGGTCCCTGCAGgtctagggaactaaccagccccaggaatggctcttcctctccccactccaagcatggtgacaaaaaccaggttttcagctgtttcctgaagtccagaagagagggggctaactgcacttccgggggaaggatggatatatatatatttagaagtTTACGCAAGGTAGAATTTTAGATGGAAAAATTGTGCAagtctctcctttttttaaaaataaagaatgacccATTTACAGCAGGGGTGGGGAATCAGTGAGCTTCTGCATGGTGATGGCCACAGCGGTCACTGGTCAGGCATGCTCGACAGATGCTAACTGTTCACAAGTCCCCTACCTGCAATAGAGGCAGCAGAGAGAAAGCAGCAGGCAGAAACCGTTTTCACAGGCGCTTTTTGGTGTGCGGCGCCCATTCATGTTTAACATTTTTTGCAAAGTTtaagtattttctttccttccacccccccacccctcttTGGCCCAAGCATGCGTTTCACGACAAGCTGGATGCTTCAGGCTGCATTCATTGTAAGAGGAGAACTGCAATAGCAAAAAACTCAGCAGTGGCACCTCTTCTGGCTAACAAAAGATGTATGCGATTATACGCGTATAATTACATAATACTGCAATTATACACCGATGTAATCATGCATGTACTATCATAGGACGGTGTCATTATGTAACGGGGCAATTGTACAGGTATATCATGTAGGAAATGAACCCAGCTTGAAATCAGAAATAGTCTGGTAGCGCTTTTTCTGATGAAGAAATTTTACTGGAAGGCCATATTGTTTGGCTGTTTTCAGCACAGATGTGACCACCTCTTCCATGACCAGAGAAGCAGGGACCAGAAATAACAGGTATAATAGAGTTCATTTAAACATAAGGAAAAGTTTCAGTGATATTTGTACAGCAGTGGATTAGGGCATTCGCAGAGGTGGTGAGCTCTCCATGTTTGGTGGTGCTCAGAAGGAGCTGAAGACCCAGCTTTCATGGAAGGTTTAACTGGTTTCTTTGCACGCTGCCgagggttggactaaatgatccCTGTGGCTATTTCCATCTCCACGATGTtatatgggggtgggggattgGGGAAAAGAAATATCCAGGGGGAGGAATCTGGAACAAAAACCCCTGAGAAGTTTAGGGCCGTGTTTCTCAGcgccagcaactttaagatacgtggttttcaactcccagtatggaattctgggagctgaagtccacacatcttccaagttgctgaggttaagaaatgCTGGTTGAGAAAAATCTTTTCTGCACCTCTGTGGCTTTTCTTTGGCAAGATTGCTGAggtcgcagcagcagcagcagcagcagcattcagCCAAGGAATTAAGAGTGTGGGAATAGAAGGCGAGGAGCTGATGGGAAGGAGATTTTTCGCAAAGAACTACAAGGGCCAGGCCGGGCCAGGAGGGAGATGTTTCAAAACCATTGCCCTGTTTTTTTCTTAGAGCAGTTGCGAGGCTGTGACTCACTGCAAATGTTGTTCCTTAGTTCCAAGCAGGCCCCAAAATGGAAAGTCCCAGGGAGACTTGCAACCTTGGTCTCGATTTTTGCCTTCATCCTGCTCTGGTTTCCACTGCTAGGGGCCAGGAGTCGTGAGGACGAAGGGTGCTTAGGTTCCCCAAGCCCACTACCACTACCAGGCGGCAGGGGCTACACTGGGGCAAAATATCTGAATTCCACAAGAGGGGCTAAGCTGACCGGCACTAATCAAGAAGGGATCTTGGAATCACGGTGGATCAAAAATAAAGTCGCCTCCAGGAAGTTCAAGGCTTGACGGATTGCATCCAGATAGctatcttggcaacaatatatgACCGGTTCGCCAGCACCTTCTTCGGCTTTCTGTTCTTCTTCATAGCTGTGGGATTTTTgtggtctcccttccaagcaGATTCAACTTTGCTTccctttttgagatcagccgaAGTTGATTCTCGGTGGAAAATGAAAAGGTCAGCCCGGAATGCCGTTGCTGTGAAAAGTAAAAGGCCTGTCCTTGTGCTATGCAGAGTTCTCATCACCACGCTGACAAACAAAAGTAGTGTAGAGCTGGGAAAGATGCAGAGGAGGGCAACCAAAAAGATGAGCAATTTAGAATAACTTTTCTGTCTGTCCTTCGCAGTTTTCCAACCTGGATGTCTGCCATGGCTcagatcccagaattctcagcaatggctgtgctggctggggcattctgggaattgaagtttgCCAAGATTAGAAAACACTGACATCAAGTTTTTCATTCTGCATAGAATTGTCGAAGTAGCAGATTGTAATGCTTGCACTGAAAAATCCTAGGACTTCTTAGAGGCTTGGAACCAATGTGGTGTCATGATCACAGCAGCATTTTCCAATTTGTGTGATTTTGGCATAtggacatcagctcccagaaatctcagcaataactgctggctggggaattctgggagttgaagttcacacccCTGGCCATTGCTCATGTTGGAATACCCTGgtttaaacaaagcaaacaaagtgggagacaagatttttttaaaaaattgcatgataTTGCAAGTGTGatgttttctctgtttctcaCACTGAAGGAATTCAGGGTTACCCAATCATTCTAAATGTGGAGAGATTCAGGACCAATAAAAGTCATCCtttatacaaaaaagaaagtgtGGAATTAACTGCCATTTGCTAAGAAAATGCCCACCAGTTAGCTGATCAACAGGGCTGAACAGATTCAGGGCAGGATTGGGCAATTAATGGTTTCAAGTCTTGATGACcatctacagatagtccttgacttatgactgtttaaccacagtccaaagttacaacggccttggaatgggtgctttacggcctgtaaagcacttctgagcatcgtaAAACGTCACGTCCTGACCcggcagtcacatgatcgcatttcaggcactcggcaactggcttgcatttatgactgattgcagcatcctgtggtcacttgattgtgttttgtgatgtttttttctgttttccagcaaaaaacgcccattgaggaagttggattcacttaatgaccacagtgattcgcttaacctatgattcacttaacgaccgctatAAAAATGGcagtaaaatcaggtccggtcatgtggtgactcaacttacgactGCAACGACttatggaaattccagtcccaattgtggtcgtaagtcgaggactacctataccgtAAAATAGCATCTCTGTAGAATAGAAATACCGGTTGCTAGAGGACAGAATGCAAGGGATCTGCCTTGCTGTCCTGCTTCTGAGCCCGAATGGATCAAATTGTTCACTGGGAGACTGACCAGGCAGATTTCTCACCCGATCCAGCAGGACTTTTTTAGATTCTTTCCCAGGGGGATCAAATAGATTGTTTCTCTGGTGGGAGGGCTCTTCCCTTTGAGGAAGGCAGGCTGGATCGTACCTGGCTCCGCTGGCACCATTCTTAGGCATCTGCATCCAAGGAATTTGGTAAGTCCACAGCTAGTTGAACATCCAGAGCCAAGAACCTGAATTGCTGCCAGCTTCTCCCATCACGGTTAGCTGTCCCCGTGAACAAGCTGTCATCgtatgtgtcatgacatcatcacacccATGGCACAAATCATGTAATTTGCATGATGCAAATCATTTAAAAGCCCTCTTTTTACCTTTAGCAGGCCTGGTCCTTTCCCAAAAGTTTGTAGGTGTTTTTCTGACTCAAACATCCAGAGGCCAAGGAGCTGAAGTGCACATAGATGGCTCAGTTACTTATTGATCAGGGCTGCGCATGGACCAAGCATAATTTGGGGAAAGGGCCTCGGCACAAGCAGGAGCCCAGCATTCCTCTGCTGTTCGCTGAAGCGGCCCGTCTTTCCTTGGTCATCCGTGAGTCTGGAAAAAAAACTGGCATCTTTGaagaggcagggccgcaactagggtccgtgtcacctggggcaaaggTGGactccatgcccattttggcaccccccccccagtgtggcgcccagggcacatgccccgcttgccctcccctagttgcggccctttGAAGAGGTgtattaactttaatgagtggattccttaaaagcagctgcaacttatttaaaaaacatCCAAGTTAGAGGGACAGGTTATAAATAACCAAAACACATAGATAAATACGTACATATAAAACTTGATAAAACTATGGCACAACAATATCAACATTACACTGGGGGTGTCCCCGAaatgtggtcaaaaagtcaagatggcagccacaacgtGATTGAAGCTCCGTCTGCTTCGTATGTCCAACAAAGAGCACGTCCTCCGAAAACTTGTCAGCTTCACCATCCAGACAGCTCATGGCTGACTCAAATGGTGTCAACTCTATTTTATCTCCTTCCTTTGTAAATGTTGGCAGTTGGCTCTCCTTTCTGGCTTCCTAAGTTTCCATTTGTTTTAGTGATGTCACCACTTAATTATAACACCCATTTTCATGTCCCACGGTTGCCAGAATTTTGCATATGAATGCTCTCATTTTCTGGGTACATTTCCACTCTTaaatgcaacattaaaaaaaaaattctcacaggatgccattttaaaaaaatgcagggcAATTCTGTACCTTGTTTCCCTCTGAAatcatcccactgaattcagtggagctAATTTCTTCTCAGGAGTAAGCACCATTGATGTCAGTGGGCCTTAGGGACCAGATTtatacaacaaccctgtgaggtagatctGGCAGAGACAGTGAAGGGGAAGAGAGGATGCTAAGACACTTGAATTAATGCCATCACCCACGGCCCAGCTcaagaaaacatttccattctcaccCTAACATGACATAGGGGCTGTACGCTGCAATCTCCAACCTCATTTGCTATGTTGGAGAAATGGCATCTCAGCAAAGCTACACTGTCATCAATTCATCACAGCTTTTTGTGGGATTTGAGGAGTATGAATAATGTTTTTACGACCAGACAGCAATTCCCTTGTACCAACAGCTAGCAGGttgttcttctttccctttctcgtTCATTCAAAAAGTAACTGATGCACATGGTATGTGCTGACTGAAAAtgcatccccccaccccattttctaTACAGAGCAGGGCATggggatttttattttacttctatcccacctttattatttttataaataactgaaggcatcaaacatacctaatactcctccctcctattttccccacaacaaccctgtgaggtgggttgggctgagagagagcgactggcccaagggcacccaccAGGAGCTGCTGTAGCTCAAGGGGCAAGATGCTGAGCCAAGGACAATTTCTTTAGTCTTGTGCTGGCAGGCTGGAGGGAACTTTGATTCTCAGGCTATTCCCTGCCTGGGCTTTCAACTCTGGAGCAGGGCAGATGAAGCACCCCGAGGAAAGTCTGCCATTACATTTCTAGGCTTGCATTAACAGCCGTTCTTCTGGCTCCTGCTTACTACGTTTTGGAAGGCATTTTGGAAACCGTCCAACTGTCATCAGGAGGAGGATATGGGAGGGATCACCTGTTGCGTCCTCTAGTTAGGTTTCCAGTTTAGAACATCTGTGTTCTCACTCTTGGTGACCTTTGGGTACCAGCTGAGCTGAAGCGCACGGCTAAACCTTTCCCTGATAGAATTGGACCCCATCTTAAATTGGCCCTTCCACTGCTTTGGAGAAGCATCCAATCTTAGCTGGCTTTAACGACCTGAAGGGAAGAGGGGGGTGTGGCGGTGTGGGGGTGTTCAGTCATACTTCCTATCAGgacctctacaccagtgtttctcaagcatgGCAGCTTGAagtcgtgtggacttcaacttccagaattctgggagttgaagtccacacgacttcaagctgccaagctgccaaacactggtctagacaaaaGCTGGCGACTTTGCTATGGGGAATcgaaaagaggaaggagacatAAAGCCAAGTGCAAAGCAGATCATACTAACCAGTAGTAACATTCATTACACAACTGCCATGTAGAGGTTCAATAGCAACTACTCGAGAAGGACTGCTGGTGCCCCTCCTTGCGACTTGCTGGCCCAGAAATAAGGCTATTTTTGCCTCCCTAAagggctgagagccagtttggagtcgtggttaaggcatcaggctagaaaccaggagattgtgagttctagtcctgccttaggcacaaagccagctgggtgacctcgggccagtccctccctctcagccctaggaagggggcgacaaaggcaaaccacttccgaaaatcttgccaagaaaacttcagggactcatccaggcagtcgtcaggagtcaagactgactcgaaggcaccaaaaataataataaaagggttGAACATCTATTGAAGCTGCCTGCCCTAGTTCCCAGTTCGAAGGACGGCAGCGCCCACCGTCTATCCGAGAGCCCAGTGCATCCGGGGTCCCCTTCTTTGAAggcacttcattcattcattcatccattcattcgcATGCTGCCCGCTGCCCACGCGTCTGCCCTTCTCTCCTGCCGACCCCTGCGCgacgcccccctcccccaaagcccACAGGCGTCCTCCCCCCTTCGTCTTCCCGCCCGCGACCCCCACGCCTCGCACCCCCCTCCCCGGGGCCACCGAAGCCGCCAACGCTTCGGGGAGCCCCTCGCGCTCGGCACCCCCTGCCGGGCGGACGCTTCCTGCTTCTCTAGGCGCGCCACCTCTATCCCTTTAACCACTGCAGGCCGGGGGGGGCGAGGGAGCGGGGGCCGGGCGTCCTTCTCGCCGCCTGTCCGTCCGCGCGCGGAAGGTCCGGGGCGGCCCCGCTGCTCTCCCGGCCGAGAGGGAAGCGGCCCCTCCGGAGAGAGGGGGAGGAGCGGGCGGGGCCGCAGGGAGAAAGGAGGTAACGGGGGAGCGCCGCCGCCGGGTGCCGGAGGGAGCCCAGAGGCGGCTGGGGGCCCTCCCAAGCCGGGGAGGCGGGTTGCGGGAGACCGCCGGGGGGAGGCACCTGCAGGGCGGACCTGCCGCTCCCACGTTCGCCCCGCGCTCCCCTCCGTGCCCGCGGGCGCAGGGCGTCGCGGCTCCCTTGCGTGGGC
This window contains:
- the LOC134492091 gene encoding zinc finger protein 436-like; amino-acid sequence: MAAPGKGNLSLPGFRPEAGQEQKIKIGGGDLEAGRSSGSLVPASQAEEGIEFWGRSGVSNSEAERRSFRRFLYQEAEGPREVCRHLWKLCCQWLKPERHSKEQILEMLVLEQFLAILPREMECWVREGDPANCLQAVALAEDFPGKRPKNGGREEPRMVTFAEVAMHFTEEERALLHPNQKKLYREVMLENYEAVAALETLLIPKPELICWLEREELSDQCIREKEKSGWKKEGFYEREATKPQDTEEDFVKEDGPKIPVAEGAAKWQAEFPCPQDVEFHRISSHQECYKGRRKNECRVCGQIFTHQSSLVSHQRIHTGERPYQCAECGKTFNRRTRLTSHQRLHTGEKLYNCSDCSKSFCERSSLNAHRRIHTGERPYKCLNCGKAFSRSSNLIAHQRIHTRPKPCSYSKGNRSFSLQSKLKGRDLGSSSNFSNSIRKERFTKRSEVDTGEDTCKYFGCTETFSESSGLFTHQKVNLEKKTFVFCSNEFYDESNHVTPQGVHAGEKVYKCLVCEKSFSRNWSLLTHQRYHKGEKPYKCSDCSDCFCDKSSLIRHQRIHTGEKLYKCFICEKSFNQSTNLFTHQRIHTGEKPYKCFECGKSFNQSSHLIRHQRLHTGEKPYKCSECGKSFTQSPNLIRHWKIHARENL